Proteins encoded in a region of the Bubalus bubalis isolate 160015118507 breed Murrah chromosome 9, NDDB_SH_1, whole genome shotgun sequence genome:
- the MED7 gene encoding mediator of RNA polymerase II transcription subunit 7, which yields MGEPQQVSALPPPPMQYIKEYTDENIQEGLAPKPPPPIKDSYMMFGNQFQCDDLIIRPLESQGIERLHPIQFDHKKELRKLNMSILINFLDLLDILIRSPGSIKREEKLEDLKLLFVHVHHLINEYRPHQARETLRVMMEVQKRQRLETAERFQKHLERVIEMIQNCLASLPDDLPHSEAGMRVKTEPMDADDSNNCIGQNEQQRENSGHRRDQIIEKDAALCVLIDEMNERP from the coding sequence ATGGGTGAGCCACAGCAAGTGAgtgccctcccaccccctccgATGCAGTACATCAAGGAGTATACAGATGAAAATATTCAGGAAGGCCTCGCTCCCAAGCCTCCACCTCCAATAAAGGACAGTTACATGATGTTTGGCAACCAGTTCCAGTGTGATGATCTTATCATACGCCCTTTAGAAAGTCAGGGTATTGAACGACTTCATCCTATACAGTTTGATCACAAGAAAGAACTGAGAAAACTCAATATGTCTATCCTTATTAATTTCTTAGACCTCTTAGATATCTTGATACGGAGCCCTGGGAGTATAAAACGAGAAGAGAAGCTAGAAGATCTTAAGCTGCTTTTTGTGCATGTACATCATCTCATAAATGAATACCGACCTCACCAAGCAAGAGAGACCTTGAGAGTCATGATGGAGGTGCAGAAACGTCAACGTCTTGAGACAGCTGAGAGGTTTCAAAAGCATCTGGAACGAGTCATTGAGATGATTCAGAATTGCTTGGCTTCTCTGCCTGATGATTTGCCTCATTCGGAAGCAGGGATGAGAGTAAAAACTGAACCAATGGACGCTGATGACAGCAACAATTGTATTGGACAGAAtgaacaacaaagagaaaattcagGTCATCGGAGAGATCAGATTATAGAGAAAGATGCTGCCTTGTGTGTCCTGATTGACGAAATGAATGAAAGGCCATGA